Part of the Roseomonas sp. OT10 genome, GGCCTCGGCCGCGCGCTGCACGTGGCGCCGCGACAGGCCGCGCTCGTTGGGGCCGGGGCCGGTCGGGTTGGCCAGCTTGGTCGCCAGCACCCAGTGGCCGCGCTCCGCGCGGATGGCGCGGCCGGTGATCTCCTCCGAGCGGCCCTCGGTGTAGACGTCGGCCGTGTCGATGAAGTTGATGCCGCGCTCGCGCCCGCGCGCGACGATGCGCGCCGCCGTCGCCTCGTCGGTCGGGCCGCCGAACATCATCGTGCCGAGGCAGAGGGGCGAGACCTGCAGGCCGCTGCGGCCCAGTCGGCGGTAGTCCATGGATGCTCTCCTCCGCAGCGGCCGCGCGGGGCGGCCAGGGTCTTGCGGCGCGGAGGATAGACCCGCCGCCCCCGGCCGGGCCACGGGGGGGCACGGGTGGGGCCGGCGAGGCCGCTCCGCCGGCCCGGTGCTGGCTGTCCCGCGGCGCCGGCGGATACCGGCCGCGGGCGATCTGCTCTACCACCGTGCCATGCGGATTCTCGGCCTCACCGGCAGCATCGGCATGGGCAAGTCCACCGTCGCCACCACCTTCCGGCGGCTGGGCGTGCCCGTCTTCGACGCGGATGCGGCGGTCCACCGGCTGCAGGGGCCGGCCGGCCGTGCCGTGGCGCCCATCGCCGCCGCCTTCCCCGGCACGGTGCGCGACACGCCGCGCGGCCGGGCGGTGGACCGGGAGGCGCTGCGCCGCGCCGTGCTGGGCGACCCGGCCGCGCTGACCCGGCTGGAGGCGATCGTCCACCCGCTGGTCCGGGCGGAGGAGCGCCGCTTCCTGGCCCGCGCCCGCCGCGCGGGGCGGCGCCTGGTGCTGCTGGACGTGCCGCTGCTGTTCGAGACGGCCGGGGAGGGCCGGGTGGACGAGGTCGTCGTCGTCTCCGCCCCCGCCGCCGTGCAGCGCGCCCGGGTGCTGCGCCGCCCGGGGATGACGCCGGGGCGCCTGGCCGCCATCCTGGCGCGGCAGGTGCCGGATGCCGAGAAGCGCCGCCGGGCGGACCATCTCATCCGCACCGGCCTGTCGCGCCACGCGGCGCAGCGTGCCGTGCGCAGGCTGGTGCGGGGCCTGCGCGCCGGGCCGCGGCGGCGGGCCGACCGGGGAACGCGCACCCGCACCGGGCGAGCCCAGAGGAGCCACGCATGAGCCGCACCCTGATCCTCGACACGGAGACCACGGGGCTGGACCCGTG contains:
- the coaE gene encoding dephospho-CoA kinase (Dephospho-CoA kinase (CoaE) performs the final step in coenzyme A biosynthesis.), with the protein product MRILGLTGSIGMGKSTVATTFRRLGVPVFDADAAVHRLQGPAGRAVAPIAAAFPGTVRDTPRGRAVDREALRRAVLGDPAALTRLEAIVHPLVRAEERRFLARARRAGRRLVLLDVPLLFETAGEGRVDEVVVVSAPAAVQRARVLRRPGMTPGRLAAILARQVPDAEKRRRADHLIRTGLSRHAAQRAVRRLVRGLRAGPRRRADRGTRTRTGRAQRSHA